A region of the Gemmatimonadaceae bacterium genome:
GACGTGCCGAAGGTCATCTACGACGACGCCGCGCAGTACGTCAGCCGCGTGCTCGGCTACGAGATAGCGCGGTACGTGCTCGGACCCGAAGCCGAGTTTCACCGGCGCGCGGCGGACGACGCGGTGATCATGGCCGCGCTGAGCGCGATCAACGGCGCGCGCGACGCGCGCGACCTGGTGCAGCGGGTGGAGGCGATGGGCGCGGACGCAGAGAAGCAAGCGCTGCGGGAATGAGCGAACGGGTATTCATCGTCGGCGCGGGCCGGGTCGGACAGGGACTCGCCCGCGCTTTTCGCAGCGCCGGCGTCGAGATCGTGGGCGTGCACGGCAAGCGCGCCGCGGCGGGCGCGACGTCGCACGGAGCGCTGCCCGCGGACATCGCGCGCGCGAACACCGTGATCCTCGCGGTGCGCGACGATCAGATCGAGGCCGCGCTGGACCAGGTGCTCGGTGGAGCGGTGTACAGCTCGTCGGAGGCGCTCACGAGCGGGACGGTGATCCTGCATACCAGCGGGACGGCGGAGCCGGCCGGCTTCGAAGTGATCGACGACCGCGGGCTGTACGGCGGGACGTTCCATCCGCTCGTGCCATTTCTCGATCCCGACCGCGCGCCCGAGCTGCTGCGCGGAGCGTGGGTGGGAATCGACGGGCACTCGGATGCGCGGTCCACGTCGCGGCGGCTCGCCGGGCACGTGGGCGCGCGCACGATCGACATTCCCGCTGGCGGCAAGCCGACCTACCACGCGGCCGCGGTATTTTCGGCGAACTTTCCGATCGTGCTCGCGGCGATTGCGGCGGAGCTGATGGAGAGCATCGGGGTCGGGTCGAAGAGCGCGGAGTCGGCGGTGCACTCGCTGATGACAGGGGCACTGGCGAATGCGGCGGGGAAGTCGCCGGAGGAGGCGCTGACGGGGCCGGTGGTCCGGGGGGACGCAGTGATGGTGCGGAAGCATCTCGAGGCGCTGGCGGGGGATGATCGCGCGCTCGGAGTTTACCGGCGGTTGTCTTTGGCGGCTTTGAGGATGGCGAAGGAGAGGGGGACGGATCCAGTCGCTTTGGCTCAGATCGAGAGGGCGCTGGTTCCGGGAAGGACAGTATCAAGGTAGGAGCCGGCATCGTCCGCCTTTAGGCTCCGAACCGGGGGCTGGCAGAATCCGGGCCGTGAGCCGTGAGCAGTCAGCTCTCAGCGGTCAGACAACTGAGATTTGGACAGATCTTGCTAGACATCAGTATCAAGTCAACAGGGGAGGTGGAGTACCAACTTCAGCTTGCGCGGGATTTTGGGCTCGTCTCGGACCGCAACTGGAGATCGCTGGCAGAAGATGCGATCGAAGTACGGCGAATGCTGGTCGGTCTTCGCAAGAAAGTGTTACGGGATCTGTCTCAGAAGCAGTTGTCTGACAGCTGACTTCTGACTGCTTCGAGCTCACAGCCCGGATTCCAGTGAGCCGCGCTCGTGGGGTTGCCTACTGTCGCCCGAGCTGTCCCTGATCTATCACCCTCACCCCTCTCGGCGGCGTGAACCGGAACGCCGACGCCGGCACCGCAACATTCGCCTGAATCGAAGTCAGCGTCACGTTCCGCACCAACCCGCTCGGCTCCGTCACCTCGAATCTCCTCACGAGCGAATTCCGCGTATCTATCCAAACCTTCGCCTTCGTGAAAGTCTCGCGGCCCTTCGGCGTCAGCAGCACCACTATCGTCGCCCGCCCGCCGACCGTCGCCGTCCCGCCGTCCGCGATATTGAACCGCGACCTCGGCGACCGCAGCAGCTGCGACGCGGGATCGAGCCGCTCGGCCTCGCTTCCACCGGGCCTCATCTTCATCACCTGTCCGGGAGTCGTGCTCGGCAGGTACACCCACACCGCGCTTCCGTCGGCGATGATCTTGTCGCCCGCTGGATCGGTGAAGGTGATCGCCAGTAGATCCGGCGCCTTCCGCAGCACCTGGCCGCGCGCGTTGATCCGGTTCCCGGTCAGCGGGTTGGTGATGACCTGGGTGAATTGCACCTTCGCGGTGCGCATTTTGGCGTGCTCCGCGGCCGCGCGATCCACTAGATCGCCAAGCGATTGAGCTGGCAGGCCGGAGGCCGCGGCGGCACCGAGGGCGACGGAAAAAGCGATCGATTTGAGCATGACGAGAGGTACCCTGCTAGACGCGTACCGTTCCGGCGGGCTGGGTTATCTCGCGGCCGATGGCGGCCGCCACTCCGCGCAGCTCTTCCATCAGCGCGGAGAACTGCTCGGGATACAGCGACTGCGCTCCGTCCGAGAGCGCCCGCTCGGGCTCCGGATGCACCTCGAGCAACAAGCCGTCCGCGCCCGCGGCGAGCGCGGCCCGCGCCATGGGCCCGACCATGTCGCGCCGCCCGGTGCCGTGGCTCGGGTCTGCCACGATCGGCAGGTGCGACAGTTGATGCACGGTCGGTATGGCGGTGAGATCGAGCATGTTGCGCGTCGCCGTGTCGAAGGTGCGAACGCCGCGCTCGCACAGGATCACCTGCGTGTTTCCTTCGGCCAGGATGTACTCCGCGCTCAGCAGCAGGTCGTGGATGGTCGCCGCCATGCCGCGCTTGAGCAGCACCGGCTTGCCGATCCGCCCCACGGTCTTGAGCAGGGAATAGTTCTGCATGTTCCGCGCGCCGATCTGAATGCAGTCGGCGACCTCGGCCACCAGGTGCGCGCCCTCGTCGTCCATCGCCTCCGTCACGATCGCCAGCCCGGTCTCCCGCTTCGCCACGGCGAGCAGCTCGAGACCCTGCTTGCCGAGCCCCTGGAACGAGTACGGCGAGCTGCGCGGCTTGTACGCGCCCCCGCGCAACGCGCTCGCGCCGGCGTCGCGCACCGCGCGCGCCGCGGCGATGATCTGCCGCTCGCCTTCGACCGAGCACGGCCCCGCCACGACCGGCGCCGTATCACCGCCGAACGAGACGCCGGGCGCGATCGTCACGATGGTGTTCTCCGGCCGCCACTCGCGCGACACCTGCTTGTACGGCTGGGTGACGTGAATGACCTGCGCGACGCCCGCGAGCGCCTCCAGCCGCGACGAATTGATCCGCCCGTCGTTGCCGACGATTCCCACCGCGGTCCGCTGCGCGCCCGGCATCGGGCGCGCCGAGTATCCCATCTCCTCGATGATCTCGACGACCCTGTCTATCTCGGCGCTCGTAGCGCCGTGCTTCATCACAACCAGCATTCTATGCCGTTCGCTTTATGTAGTTAGGGCGCAGGCCGCAGTACGCAGCACAAAGCGCCGTTAAGCGACCAACGAAGCAGCGCTTTCGTCACGCGCCTCGGCCTCAGCCGCCTTGTCGCCGGTCAGCCGGACGCTCACGAGACTCGAAACCCCCGGCTCCTGCATCGTCACACCATACACCGCGTCCGCCGCTTCGGTAGTGGTCCGCGGGTTGTGCGTGATAACGATGAACTGGGTCTTCTTCTTGAACTCGTTCAGCATTCGCACGAACCGGCCGATGTTCTGGTCGTCCAGCGGCGCGTCCACCTCGTCCAGCAGGCAGAACGGGCTGGGCTTGTTGAGGAAGATCCCGAACAGCAGCGACAGCGCCACCAACGCGCGCTCACCGCTCGAGAGCAGGTGAATCCGCTGGGTCCGCTTGCCGCGCGGCGACGCGTGGATCTCGATGTCGCCCTCGAGCGGCGTGTCGGGATTCTCCAGCCGCAGATCGCACTCGCCGCCGCCGAACAGCGTGACGAAGATCCGCTTGAAGTTCTCCCGCACGGCGACGAACGTCGTCAGGAACAGATCGCGCGCGGTCACGTCGATCTCGCGGATCGCCTGATGCAGCGACGCCTTGGCCGACGCGAGATCGGCGCGCTGCGCCGTGAGGAACTCGAGTCGCTTCGATTCCTCGTCGTGCTCCTCGATGGCCAGCGGGTTCACGGGCCCGAGCGCGTCGGCCTGCTCGCGCAGCGCGGCCGCCTCGGCGCGCAGCTCGTCGTCCGACAGCTCCAGCGGCTCCGCGGACGCCAGCAGCTCTTCGAGCGGCTTCCGCCACTCGATCTCGAGCCGCTCGCGGATGTTCGTCTGCTTCCCCGACAGCTCGC
Encoded here:
- a CDS encoding Rossmann-like and DUF2520 domain-containing protein, which codes for MSERVFIVGAGRVGQGLARAFRSAGVEIVGVHGKRAAAGATSHGALPADIARANTVILAVRDDQIEAALDQVLGGAVYSSSEALTSGTVILHTSGTAEPAGFEVIDDRGLYGGTFHPLVPFLDPDRAPELLRGAWVGIDGHSDARSTSRRLAGHVGARTIDIPAGGKPTYHAAAVFSANFPIVLAAIAAELMESIGVGSKSAESAVHSLMTGALANAAGKSPEEALTGPVVRGDAVMVRKHLEALAGDDRALGVYRRLSLAALRMAKERGTDPVALAQIERALVPGRTVSR
- a CDS encoding outer membrane lipoprotein carrier protein LolA, producing MLKSIAFSVALGAAAASGLPAQSLGDLVDRAAAEHAKMRTAKVQFTQVITNPLTGNRINARGQVLRKAPDLLAITFTDPAGDKIIADGSAVWVYLPSTTPGQVMKMRPGGSEAERLDPASQLLRSPRSRFNIADGGTATVGGRATIVVLLTPKGRETFTKAKVWIDTRNSLVRRFEVTEPSGLVRNVTLTSIQANVAVPASAFRFTPPRGVRVIDQGQLGRQ
- the aroF gene encoding 3-deoxy-7-phosphoheptulonate synthase, whose protein sequence is MKHGATSAEIDRVVEIIEEMGYSARPMPGAQRTAVGIVGNDGRINSSRLEALAGVAQVIHVTQPYKQVSREWRPENTIVTIAPGVSFGGDTAPVVAGPCSVEGERQIIAAARAVRDAGASALRGGAYKPRSSPYSFQGLGKQGLELLAVAKRETGLAIVTEAMDDEGAHLVAEVADCIQIGARNMQNYSLLKTVGRIGKPVLLKRGMAATIHDLLLSAEYILAEGNTQVILCERGVRTFDTATRNMLDLTAIPTVHQLSHLPIVADPSHGTGRRDMVGPMARAALAAGADGLLLEVHPEPERALSDGAQSLYPEQFSALMEELRGVAAAIGREITQPAGTVRV